The Methanosphaera cuniculi DNA segment TTGAAGGTTCTAGTGTAGATCTAGGTTCAATCTGTGGTAAACCATTCACAGTATCAGTTCTAGTTATTCAAGAACCAGGAGACTCTAACATATTAGAGCTCAAGGAGTAAATAGATACTATGTCCGTCAAGTTTACAAACCATGAAATTAAATATATTGCACTTTTTGAAACTATTACTAGTGCTATGGTTAAAGACTGTATAATTGATGACGAACATAATAAGATTACTTTTTTGGTAAAAAAAGGAGACATGGGATTAGCTATAGGAAAAAATGGAAGTACTATAGGTAAAATGCAGAAATCTGTTGATCGGAGTGTTGAAATTCTAGAACACTCTGATGATCCCGGCGAATTTATAAAAAATTTATTATCTGTTGCAGACATTAATTCTATTGAATTTGGTGTTGATGCAAAAGGTAATAAGATCGCTACCTTGGATGTCGACTCAAAGA contains these protein-coding regions:
- a CDS encoding NusA-like transcription termination signal-binding factor, whose amino-acid sequence is MSVKFTNHEIKYIALFETITSAMVKDCIIDDEHNKITFLVKKGDMGLAIGKNGSTIGKMQKSVDRSVEILEHSDDPGEFIKNLLSVADINSIEFGVDAKGNKIATLDVDSKSKRKAIGKNGQNIQRARQFAKRQFEISNIIIK